ATCGTCTCTGTCCACCGGTGGTCCGCAGAGCGTACGCCCGCGCTGGCGGTCACCGGGGTTGTACCGATCGGGGCGGTCCACGGCGGACACCGTCACCTGCTCCTGGGGGACGACGCGGAGAAGTCGCAGACCGAGGGTGAACTGTGCGTGGCGGGGCTTCAGGCAACTCGGGAGTATCTCGCCCCGGGGACGACGATGGCCGGTTCCTGGAGCGAAACTGCCGTCGCTGGTACCGGACCGGCGGAGGATGTGATCGACAGGACGGTTCTGAAGCCCCGGGCGAAGGAGCTGATCGGGGCCTTGAAGCAGGGGGTACTGGGGTAGCTCCAGGGTTTTTCGGACGACCGGCATTTCGTAGTCTTCGGATAGAAGAGTTCCCCGAGAAGAGGGAGAAGTGCATTGGGGAGCGGGTTTGTTCATTCAGCTCTGGACGATGCCGCTTCTGCAGCTAACGGACACGGCTACCAGGACGGAATGCGCTTCATCGGAAAAATCCGGGATGCCGAGGACCTGGGCGGTATCCGGAGAGCCACTCCCGGAACAGCTGACATCGTTTCTCGACAACATCCGCTGACGCCAACCGGATGTCTACCAGAACCTATGGAGTTCACAGATGAGCGATTTCAACGACTTCCCTCCCGGCTCCATGGCCACGCTGGACGAGTCCGGCGCGGTCCGGTCGTCGCTGGTGCGTCGGCTGGAGGGAATGCAGTCCTCGGAGCAGTACCGTTCCCTGCTCGCCCTGGTCCGTACGGAGACCATCGAGGTTGCGCGGAGCATCGACTCGGGGGCCCCTGAAGCGTTGGCAGATGGGCAGACCTTCAAGGACCTCGGATTCGGGTCTCTGGCGGCGATCGACCTGCACGCCAGGCTCACCGCCGCCATCGGCCTGGAGCTGCCCCTCGCCATGGCGTTCAACCATCCGACTCCTGCCGCGCTGGCGCTGTATCTGCAGAGGGTGCTTGGACTGTCGACGGTGGCAGAGGAAGGACCGACGCCTGTCACGGTGCCCCATGGCGAATCCGTCGCCATCGTCGGTGCCGGCTGCCGGTATGCAGGCTCCGCCGAATCCCCGAACCCTCTTTGGCAGTTGGTGTTCGATGGCAGGGAGGCGCTCGTCGACTTCCCGTCGGACCGTGGGTGGGACCTCGACGGTCTCTACGACTCGGACCGCAGCAAGCCGGGAAAGCGCTATGTCCAGAAGGGCGGGTTCCTCTAGGAGGTGCTCCTCGTCGACGCGGACTCCCCCCGACGCGGCCCTGCTGGACCGGACTCTCCATGTCCAGGCGGCTCTGTTCACCGTGGAGACGGCGCTGTTCCGGCTGCTACCGGTCGACAGGCTGCGTTCCGCAGGTCGTCGCGGGCAACTCCATCGGCGGGATTGCTG
The DNA window shown above is from Streptomyces sp. NBC_01451 and carries:
- a CDS encoding acyl carrier protein, which gives rise to MSDFNDFPPGSMATLDESGAVRSSLVRRLEGMQSSEQYRSLLALVRTETIEVARSIDSGAPEALADGQTFKDLGFGSLAAIDLHARLTAAIGLELPLAMAFNHPTPAALALYLQRVLGLSTVAEEGPTPVTVPHGESVAIVGAGCRYAGSAESPNPLWQLVFDGREALVDFPSDRGWDLDGLYDSDRSKPGKRYVQKGGFL
- a CDS encoding AMP-binding protein, which codes for MRYFTASGISPIRQRGGLGPGALSTLRLSFFAGEVLRWEDADVWQRAAPGSVVDNLYGPTELAIIVSVHRWSAERTPALAVTGVVPIGAVHGGHRHLLLGDDAEKSQTEGELCVAGLQATREYLAPGTTMAGSWSETAVAGTGPAEDVIDRTVLKPRAKELIGALKQGVLG